In one window of Nicotiana tabacum cultivar K326 chromosome 12, ASM71507v2, whole genome shotgun sequence DNA:
- the LOC107783714 gene encoding protein neprosin has protein sequence MAVRVTTICFSLLVSITILSNVIESYESGRRSNVTIATIHGHFYDCVDIYKQPTLLHPTLDSKRIKMIIVKELERQKKGKSGGFKAEEYWLNKEGCPIGTVPIRRMKKKQLQNARDASLSLSNEYSGNNWIDFAGIYIQASPPIERFFGVSAFLCLYNPQVRGTGQYSAASMSLETGAGQKFEHIQVGWIVHPKMNGDNRTHLYTKWTADGYHKTGCYNTHCPGFIQLSSVIPIDYVFPRISDIQTNSKEEVLLSVYQTQYLDYHLVMPMLEEEIGMWPYEIFDSLSAKGADTVRYGGQVYTPAGQDLSPAMGNGQFEEGHWQLTCYMRKVLYDIEVDGNRQQVPPDDSKVQTQESRCFYEGNQHNDNDGYWDYNFLFGGAGGGEHS, from the exons ATGGCTGTTAGAGTGACAACAATTTGCTTTTCTCTTTTAGTTTCGATTACCATTCTTTCTAATGTGATCGAGAGCTACGAGTCTGGCAGAAGATCAAACGTTACAATTGCG ACTATTCATGGACACTTTTATGATTGCGTAGACATCTACAAGCAACCAACTCTTCTGCATCCAACTTTGGACTCAAAAAGAATTAAG ATGATCATAGTGAAGGAGCTTGAAagacaaaagaaaggaaaatcgGGCGGTTTCAAGGCAGAGGAATATTGGTTGAATAAGGAAGGATGTCCGATTGGAACTGTGCCTATACGcagaatgaaaaagaaacaaCTCCAAAATGCAAGAGATGCCTCCTTAAGCTTGTCCAATGAATACTCGGGAAACAATTGGATTGAT TTTGCAGGAATTTACATACAAGCGTCTCCACCAATAGAAAGGTTTTTTGGGGTGTCAGCTTTTCTATGTTTATACAATCCTCAAGTAAGAGGAACTGGTCAATACAGTGCTGCATCCATGTCTCTTGAAACCGGGGCAGGACAAAAGTTCGAGCATATTCAAGTCGGGTGGATT GTGCATCCAAAAATGAACGGTGACAACCGAACTCATTTGTATACCAAGTGGACA GCGGATGGCTATCACAAAACTGGCTGTTACAACACTCACTGTCCTGGATTTATTCAATTAAGTAGCGTAATACCTATAGATTATGTTTTTCCAAGGATCTCCGACATACAAACTAATTCCAAAGAAGAAGTACTTCTCAGTGTCTATCAG ACACAATATTTGGATTATCATCTTGTAATGCCGATGTTGGAGGAGGAGATAGGAATGTGGCCATATGAAATATTCGACAGTTTGAGTGCAAAGGGAGCGGACACAGTACGATACGGAGGGCAGGTGTACACACCAGCAGGTCAAGATCTTAGCCCTGCCATGGGAAATGGTCAATTTGAGGAAGGGCATTGGCAGCTAACTTGTTATATGCGCAAAGTCTTGTATGACATAGAAGTAGATGGCAACAGACAACAAGTTCCACCAGATGATTCCAAGGTTCAAACTCAAGAATCAAGGTGTTTTTATGAAGGAAATCAACATAATGACAATGATGGCTACTGGGACTATAACTTCTTATTTGGAGGTGCAGGTGGAGGAGAACATAGTTAA